In the genome of Leeuwenhoekiella sp. MAR_2009_132, one region contains:
- a CDS encoding restriction endonuclease subunit S encodes MNLDEFRIGDLTKQVRGLSYKKELALSEPESGYVPVLRANNVNESFHITYEDLIYLPEELIKEEQFLQDGDILIVASSGSINVVGRGARFTGKQRCSFGAFCKVVRPFSSHVLSGYIAHYFQSQRYRREIANLAIGANILNIKNRDIDDLMLSAPENITTQREIVTALDKAKILIDKRHRALLTFKELLDATFTLNFSGIASVDGDSESFPLGDYIDIHHGYAFKSRFFKASGENKLLTPGNFNENGGFRDLGEKQKFYEGEFPERFLLKKDDLLVVMTEQTKGLLGTPLFVPGINFLHNQRLGLVEITSKKLNKQFLFYLFRSELMKEIIHFQSTGAKVRHTSPNKIKAIQVWLPDRKKQDRFAIFANKIEAQIQIQEKSLEEMNLLFQSLLQRAFHGNLTIDPDLQLDGYLEKENFEAIAADAVLIRTLVDRFNQAKTDALSEEEEEATIDEDTKSFDFESVAAYNRAKDALYHMLKKGLVTQETSDNEDGSIKTRLTTI; translated from the coding sequence ATGAATTTGGATGAATTTCGCATTGGAGACCTTACTAAGCAGGTTCGAGGACTGTCGTACAAGAAAGAGCTCGCTCTTAGCGAACCTGAATCTGGTTATGTGCCTGTTTTACGAGCTAATAATGTCAATGAGAGCTTTCATATTACTTATGAAGACTTGATCTACTTACCAGAAGAATTAATTAAGGAGGAGCAATTCTTGCAAGATGGCGATATTTTAATAGTTGCCTCAAGTGGAAGCATCAATGTTGTTGGAAGAGGAGCCCGATTTACCGGAAAGCAAAGATGTTCTTTCGGGGCTTTCTGCAAAGTGGTCCGACCGTTTTCCAGTCACGTTTTAAGTGGTTACATCGCTCACTACTTTCAAAGCCAGCGATACCGCAGAGAAATTGCCAATTTGGCAATAGGAGCTAATATCCTCAACATCAAGAATCGGGATATCGATGACTTAATGTTAAGCGCTCCTGAAAATATCACTACCCAGCGTGAGATCGTGACCGCTCTGGATAAGGCTAAGATTCTAATTGATAAGCGCCATAGAGCTCTACTAACTTTCAAAGAATTATTGGATGCCACTTTCACATTGAATTTTAGTGGAATTGCTTCGGTCGATGGCGATTCCGAATCATTTCCGTTAGGTGACTATATTGACATACATCATGGGTATGCATTCAAAAGTAGGTTCTTCAAGGCCTCAGGGGAAAACAAATTGTTAACTCCTGGGAATTTTAATGAAAATGGAGGGTTCAGAGATTTGGGAGAAAAACAGAAGTTTTATGAAGGTGAATTTCCTGAAAGATTCCTTCTTAAAAAAGATGATCTTCTTGTTGTTATGACGGAACAAACTAAAGGTTTGTTAGGAACCCCACTATTCGTACCGGGAATCAACTTCCTCCATAACCAAAGATTAGGATTAGTTGAAATTACATCCAAAAAGCTTAACAAACAGTTTTTGTTCTATCTTTTTAGATCAGAATTAATGAAAGAAATTATTCATTTTCAATCAACCGGAGCGAAGGTTCGTCATACTTCTCCAAATAAAATAAAAGCTATTCAGGTGTGGCTTCCTGACAGAAAAAAGCAAGATCGATTTGCAATTTTTGCAAATAAAATAGAGGCTCAAATTCAGATTCAAGAGAAGTCCTTGGAAGAGATGAATTTACTTTTCCAATCCTTGCTCCAACGTGCCTTTCATGGTAACCTAACTATAGATCCTGACTTGCAGTTAGACGGCTATTTAGAAAAAGAAAACTTCGAAGCCATTGCAGCTGATGCAGTGCTGATACGAACCCTCGTTGATCGTTTCAACCAAGCCAAAACAGATGCATTATCGGAAGAAGAGGAGGAAGCAACAATAGATGAAGACACCAAATCATTCGACTTTGAATCCGTAGCCGCCTACAACCGAGCCAAGGATGCCCTTTATCACATGCTAAAGAAAGGATTAGTAACCCAAGAAACGTCAGATAACGAAGATGGTTCCATTAAAACCAGACTCACCACCATATGA
- a CDS encoding N-6 DNA methylase, giving the protein MLNHEIKSQVQNLWDRLWSGGLSNPITAIEQISYLLFMKRLEDFHETVPKEYKWSNYHKIEGKELVKRMGAVFNYIKTDLGQQDEPFAQAMANANFEIENPALLKSAIGFIDAIYQEIDKEIERNQHFHDIQGDVYEHLLLHTSEAGKNGQFRTPRHIIHMMAALLDPDLDGKICDLASGSGGFLVAAYQYILTKYSDHKESDDDGLQKGTDGNQFTAEQKQKLKEDIFYGFDIDRTMVRIGVMNLMMHGITKPHIVHLDSLSSQYEAWEALQLQEEFDPIDKSTLANVAIQGQYKYIMANPPFTGRIDSPGVSENLDRVYPPKYDKKDENKRVKQSVQSELLFLERMVYMLQEGGRAAVIVPEGVLFNSGKAHKDVRQILMKDCRLDAVISLPAGAFKPYTGVKTAILMFTKVEQDAKTFHTEKVWFYELKSDGYSLDDNRKKLSENPLPEIVKTYEQIKDQKITPEDRKSLHFYVPLSELQEKAYDLSLNRYKEFVYDEQTYDPPKEILSRLIELEDDILNEMRELNDLIG; this is encoded by the coding sequence ATGCTTAATCATGAAATAAAAAGTCAGGTACAAAATCTTTGGGATCGTTTATGGTCGGGTGGACTTTCTAACCCTATTACCGCCATTGAGCAAATTTCCTATTTACTTTTCATGAAGCGATTAGAGGACTTTCACGAAACCGTACCAAAGGAATATAAGTGGAGTAACTACCACAAAATAGAAGGCAAGGAACTTGTGAAGCGTATGGGCGCAGTTTTCAATTACATCAAAACAGACCTCGGCCAGCAAGATGAGCCTTTTGCGCAAGCGATGGCGAATGCCAATTTTGAAATAGAAAATCCGGCTTTGTTAAAAAGTGCCATTGGTTTTATCGATGCCATTTACCAAGAGATAGATAAAGAGATAGAAAGAAATCAGCACTTTCATGATATTCAGGGAGATGTTTACGAACACCTTTTGCTGCATACTTCAGAAGCTGGTAAAAATGGACAATTCCGTACGCCTCGTCACATCATCCACATGATGGCGGCTTTACTCGATCCCGATCTTGATGGAAAAATTTGTGACTTGGCTTCGGGTTCCGGAGGTTTCCTGGTGGCAGCCTATCAATACATTCTCACCAAGTATTCCGATCACAAAGAATCGGATGATGATGGCCTTCAAAAAGGAACGGATGGTAATCAATTTACTGCGGAACAGAAACAAAAATTAAAGGAAGACATCTTTTATGGTTTTGACATAGACCGTACCATGGTGCGCATTGGGGTGATGAACCTAATGATGCATGGTATTACCAAGCCACATATCGTCCACCTCGATTCCCTTTCTTCTCAATACGAAGCATGGGAAGCTCTACAACTTCAGGAGGAGTTTGATCCTATAGATAAAAGCACGTTGGCCAATGTAGCTATACAAGGTCAGTACAAATACATTATGGCCAATCCTCCCTTTACCGGTAGAATTGACAGCCCTGGGGTAAGTGAGAATTTAGACCGCGTGTATCCACCGAAGTACGATAAAAAGGACGAAAACAAACGGGTTAAGCAATCCGTTCAATCCGAACTGCTCTTTTTAGAACGGATGGTATATATGCTACAAGAAGGTGGCCGTGCGGCTGTGATTGTACCCGAGGGCGTATTGTTCAATTCGGGCAAAGCACACAAAGATGTACGGCAAATTCTGATGAAGGATTGCCGCTTAGATGCAGTTATTTCTCTACCTGCAGGAGCTTTCAAGCCTTATACAGGAGTAAAAACGGCTATTCTTATGTTTACCAAAGTAGAACAGGATGCGAAAACCTTTCACACGGAAAAAGTATGGTTTTATGAGCTAAAAAGTGATGGCTATAGTTTAGACGACAACCGCAAAAAGCTCTCAGAAAATCCATTGCCCGAAATAGTAAAAACGTATGAGCAAATTAAGGATCAAAAAATTACCCCTGAAGACCGAAAGAGCCTCCACTTCTATGTGCCACTAAGTGAACTACAAGAAAAAGCATACGACCTGAGTCTTAATCGCTACAAGGAATTTGTATATGACGAACAGACCTACGATCCTCCTAAAGAAATCCTTTCCCGATTGATAGAATTGGAAGATGATATACTGAATGAAATGCGGGAACTAAATGATTTGATTGGATGA
- a CDS encoding helix-turn-helix domain-containing protein, whose amino-acid sequence MTTATKPNHIGKKIARIRELRGMKQETLAQELGISQQSVSHIEKSETLEETKLEEIAKVLGVTKEGLKNFSDEAVFNNINNFHDNSIQNNFNPIEKIVELYERLVQAEKDKVTYLEELLKKK is encoded by the coding sequence ATGACAACAGCAACCAAACCCAATCATATAGGAAAAAAGATCGCCCGCATACGTGAGCTGCGCGGGATGAAACAAGAAACTCTTGCCCAAGAACTAGGGATCAGTCAACAAAGTGTTTCACACATTGAAAAAAGTGAAACTTTAGAGGAAACGAAATTGGAGGAAATTGCTAAAGTACTTGGAGTGACTAAGGAAGGACTAAAGAACTTCTCAGACGAAGCTGTTTTTAACAATATTAATAACTTTCATGATAATTCAATTCAAAATAATTTCAATCCAATTGAAAAAATAGTTGAATTATATGAACGACTAGTTCAAGCTGAAAAAGATAAAGTGACTTATTTAGAAGAGTTGCTTAAGAAGAAATAA
- a CDS encoding RNA polymerase sigma factor — MRPTPISSKDSIPARKSSRDAYYFDLLQSECPQAFAQIYRQYQRRIYWMGRSILKDVFVVENILQDTFLILWEKRDRIKSPEHMCAFLHFVMKSECIYYYGKPRKKFQRNLSRLEFFENYQEYMHGYDPEEEDTHLLGQEADQKAFDRIQRVLPLLRSERKLLIELCLKYDFQYKAIAQAMGVSITKTSIEVKSAIADIKKIITKGSTLEIKPKQMLAVQIGDILTQEQEKVLQLRTEKQYSFAAIARELNLSQKEVHKEFVAAYKLIQLKDEQQQSA, encoded by the coding sequence ATGCGTCCTACTCCGATATCCTCCAAAGATAGCATTCCTGCAAGGAAGTCTTCCCGGGATGCATATTATTTTGATTTACTTCAATCGGAGTGCCCACAGGCTTTCGCTCAGATTTACAGGCAATACCAAAGGCGCATCTACTGGATGGGTAGGAGTATACTTAAAGATGTCTTTGTCGTAGAAAATATCCTTCAGGATACGTTTCTAATACTGTGGGAGAAAAGAGACCGGATAAAATCACCGGAGCATATGTGTGCGTTCTTACACTTTGTTATGAAAAGCGAGTGCATTTATTACTATGGCAAGCCAAGGAAGAAGTTTCAACGAAACCTAAGCAGATTAGAATTTTTTGAGAACTATCAGGAATATATGCACGGATATGATCCGGAGGAAGAAGATACGCATCTACTGGGGCAGGAAGCAGACCAGAAAGCTTTCGATCGGATTCAAAGGGTGCTCCCCTTGCTTAGAAGTGAAAGAAAGCTTCTCATTGAACTCTGTTTAAAATACGACTTTCAGTATAAAGCTATTGCTCAAGCGATGGGAGTCAGCATCACCAAAACCAGTATCGAAGTAAAAAGCGCCATTGCCGATATTAAAAAGATCATTACTAAAGGGAGTACACTAGAAATTAAACCAAAACAGATGCTGGCGGTGCAGATCGGGGATATCTTGACTCAGGAACAGGAAAAGGTGTTACAGCTGCGTACAGAAAAGCAGTATTCCTTTGCAGCCATTGCCAGAGAGCTTAACCTTTCCCAAAAGGAAGTGCATAAGGAATTTGTGGCTGCCTATAAACTGATACAGCTCAAAGACGAACAACAACAATCCGCTTAA
- a CDS encoding BfmA/BtgA family mobilization protein, which translates to MSSKFSRINFHTETVERFKKYAITNDANYTETLEAILDFFEKYSINPFVPFDDSVHSLHLLIDKRMDAVEAILRRMETEQLKPSRELLERLFQPQKNEKPLLVERKILEKNNASFKD; encoded by the coding sequence ATGAGTTCTAAATTTTCCAGAATTAATTTCCACACCGAAACTGTTGAGCGCTTTAAAAAGTACGCCATAACAAATGATGCAAATTATACAGAAACCTTAGAGGCTATTTTAGATTTTTTTGAAAAGTATTCGATTAATCCTTTTGTGCCCTTTGATGATTCTGTACATAGTTTACACCTACTCATTGATAAGCGCATGGATGCTGTTGAGGCTATCTTAAGAAGAATGGAAACAGAACAATTGAAGCCTTCACGAGAATTATTAGAGCGCTTATTTCAGCCCCAAAAAAATGAGAAACCCTTACTTGTGGAGCGGAAAATTTTGGAGAAAAATAATGCCTCTTTTAAAGATTGA
- a CDS encoding DEAD/DEAH box helicase: MAYKLLSEPIRKYIREKRWDKLRPIQAAAIPKILETNNHYILASHTASGKTEAAFLPIISKVNFNEVGVQVLYISPLIALINDQFKRIEDLCKNLEIDVTKWHGEANRSLKKKLIKDPQGIVLITPESIEAMFVNAPYNVVTLFKNLKFIVIDEIHSFLGVDRGLQLMSLLFRLKERTNAQFAIIGLSATIGNENFLEIKKITGDVERTKVLVDKTKKITKAYFKYFENKGKEYGLDLLKDLYLETNHSKTLVFPNSRAKTEEIAVKLRRISDKVGGHKNYFSHHSSVDKEIRESVENFAKTNERFNFCISCTSTLELGIDIGTVDKVVQIDSTFSVSSLVQRIGRSGRKEGESSNVIIYTTTKWSFLQSLACWGLYEKDFLEPLRISEKAYDILLHQLLSIAKQNSGIKQAELINFIILNPVFKLIRQNEVEEIIEECLKLEYLEKIRDEIILGLEGEYIVNSKDFYSVFKTEENFKVSSQGRKIGEMPFSPQIEVGENILLAARIWKIKDVDFNSNKIEVIPANDGKPPTYSGTGGNIHPEIRKEMFRILKSNFSYPELNENCKSILEELRFEFKHFTINDFSRDVPIVLKENSILVYTFSGSKINKSIKFIFAILGYESLLDENNSSLDINSNLDDLKGIFTSNIKSKIDLDLAIKEALLENKTFLNFSKWGVYLPVFYQIEIIKDRYFDFDGAYSFLEKSRLVLQDI; encoded by the coding sequence GTGGCATATAAACTACTTTCAGAGCCTATTAGAAAATATATACGGGAAAAGCGGTGGGATAAATTACGACCTATACAAGCAGCAGCCATCCCCAAAATATTAGAAACTAATAATCATTATATTCTTGCATCACATACAGCTTCAGGTAAAACTGAGGCTGCTTTCTTACCTATAATTTCTAAAGTTAATTTTAACGAAGTCGGAGTACAGGTTCTTTATATATCTCCGCTGATAGCTTTAATAAATGATCAATTTAAGCGTATAGAAGATCTATGTAAAAACCTTGAGATTGATGTTACTAAATGGCACGGGGAAGCTAATCGATCTTTAAAAAAGAAACTAATAAAAGATCCTCAGGGAATAGTTTTAATTACTCCCGAGTCGATTGAGGCAATGTTTGTTAATGCTCCATATAACGTTGTGACATTATTTAAAAACTTAAAATTTATTGTGATTGACGAAATACACTCTTTTCTTGGAGTTGATCGAGGATTACAATTGATGTCTTTACTATTTAGATTAAAAGAAAGAACAAATGCACAATTTGCTATCATTGGTCTTTCAGCAACAATAGGAAATGAGAATTTTCTAGAGATAAAAAAAATCACAGGAGACGTTGAGCGCACAAAAGTTTTAGTTGATAAGACGAAAAAAATAACAAAAGCATATTTTAAATATTTCGAGAATAAAGGAAAGGAATATGGATTGGACCTCTTAAAGGACTTATATCTTGAAACAAACCATTCTAAAACGTTAGTATTTCCAAATAGTAGAGCTAAAACTGAGGAAATTGCAGTTAAACTAAGACGAATTTCAGATAAAGTTGGAGGGCATAAAAATTATTTTTCACATCACTCATCTGTAGATAAGGAAATTCGAGAATCAGTAGAGAATTTTGCTAAAACCAATGAACGTTTTAATTTTTGTATTTCTTGTACTTCAACATTAGAATTAGGAATTGATATAGGAACAGTTGATAAAGTTGTTCAAATAGATTCTACCTTTTCAGTTTCTTCATTAGTTCAACGGATAGGTAGAAGTGGTAGAAAAGAAGGTGAGTCTAGTAATGTTATTATATATACCACTACCAAATGGAGTTTTTTACAATCTCTAGCTTGTTGGGGTTTATATGAGAAAGATTTTTTGGAGCCATTAAGAATTTCTGAAAAGGCTTATGATATATTACTTCATCAATTATTATCTATTGCTAAGCAGAATAGTGGTATAAAACAGGCGGAGCTAATTAATTTTATAATTTTGAATCCTGTATTTAAGTTAATCAGACAAAATGAGGTCGAAGAAATAATTGAAGAATGTCTTAAACTAGAATATTTGGAAAAAATCAGAGATGAGATCATCTTAGGTTTGGAGGGAGAATATATTGTTAATTCAAAAGACTTTTACAGTGTATTTAAAACAGAAGAGAATTTTAAAGTTTCTTCTCAAGGTCGTAAAATTGGAGAAATGCCTTTTTCTCCGCAAATAGAAGTAGGAGAAAACATTTTACTTGCAGCTAGAATTTGGAAAATTAAGGATGTTGATTTCAACTCGAATAAAATAGAGGTTATTCCTGCAAATGATGGAAAACCCCCTACATACTCAGGAACAGGTGGCAATATCCATCCTGAGATAAGAAAAGAAATGTTTCGTATTTTAAAATCAAACTTTTCTTATCCCGAACTAAATGAAAATTGCAAATCTATTTTGGAAGAGCTTAGGTTTGAATTTAAGCACTTTACTATAAATGATTTCTCAAGAGATGTTCCAATTGTTTTAAAAGAAAATTCCATTTTGGTTTATACTTTTTCAGGAAGTAAAATCAATAAAAGCATAAAATTCATATTTGCTATTTTGGGATATGAATCTCTTTTGGATGAAAATAATAGCAGTTTGGATATTAATAGCAATCTTGATGATTTGAAAGGTATTTTTACTTCAAATATTAAAAGTAAAATAGATTTAGATTTGGCTATAAAAGAGGCATTATTAGAAAATAAAACATTTTTAAATTTCTCTAAATGGGGAGTTTATCTTCCTGTTTTTTATCAAATAGAAATAATTAAAGATCGCTACTTTGACTTCGACGGGGCATATAGTTTTCTTGAAAAGTCAAGACTTGTTTTGCAGGATATTTAG
- a CDS encoding ATP-binding protein yields MAAKIRSKEAKAIVNSLSGGVVPRIGVQHITVGREPEIEAYTSALEDVKNGHSMCKFWIGDFGSGKSFMLHLLNTVATREKFVVSNADFTPDNRLYSNDGKALALYSAIMDNIAIQTKPEGGALPTLLDKWIEQEISITAQQNKIAVTEIREEKYISLIQNNLMKAVNEVSDTGGFDFGVVVIKYFEGYITGDDYLKRSALKWLKGEYSTKTEARQDLGVREIINDLNYYDMLKNFCRLFVSIGYSGFMINLDEAINLYKISTAPTRAKNYEKILTIFNDCFQGKISNLFINFAGTKEFLENERRGLFSYDALKTRLQTNKFETVEFRDYTQPVIKLKPLNHNEIFVLLKKLKEIYNFNYDIEIDITDEDIQLYMEDMFNKPGADEFLTPREVIRDFLNIMSLLRQNPKADKASIFSSIEIKDERPQETNLDSIEEL; encoded by the coding sequence ATGGCAGCTAAAATTAGATCTAAAGAAGCGAAAGCTATTGTCAATTCATTATCAGGAGGTGTTGTTCCAAGAATTGGAGTTCAACATATAACCGTCGGAAGAGAACCTGAAATTGAAGCTTACACTAGTGCCTTAGAAGATGTCAAAAATGGGCATAGTATGTGCAAATTTTGGATTGGAGATTTTGGTTCTGGAAAGTCATTTATGCTTCATCTACTAAATACAGTAGCGACTAGAGAGAAGTTCGTAGTATCAAATGCAGATTTCACACCAGATAATCGATTATATTCTAATGATGGTAAAGCATTAGCGCTTTATAGTGCAATAATGGATAATATAGCTATTCAAACAAAACCTGAAGGGGGAGCTTTGCCAACTTTGCTTGATAAATGGATTGAACAAGAAATATCTATTACAGCTCAGCAAAATAAAATAGCTGTTACTGAAATAAGAGAAGAGAAATATATCAGCTTGATTCAAAATAATTTGATGAAAGCAGTTAATGAAGTATCTGATACTGGTGGATTTGATTTTGGAGTGGTTGTTATCAAATATTTTGAGGGGTATATTACGGGAGACGACTATTTAAAAAGGAGTGCTTTAAAATGGTTAAAGGGAGAGTACTCAACAAAGACAGAAGCTAGACAAGATTTAGGTGTTAGGGAAATAATTAATGACCTGAACTACTATGATATGCTCAAAAATTTTTGCAGACTATTTGTAAGTATTGGATATAGTGGTTTTATGATTAATTTGGATGAGGCTATCAATTTATATAAAATATCAACTGCACCCACAAGAGCCAAAAATTATGAAAAAATACTAACTATTTTTAATGACTGTTTTCAAGGAAAGATATCTAATCTCTTTATAAATTTTGCAGGGACTAAAGAATTCTTAGAAAATGAGCGTAGGGGGTTGTTCAGTTATGACGCTTTAAAAACTAGACTTCAAACCAATAAATTTGAGACAGTAGAATTTAGAGATTACACCCAACCTGTAATTAAGCTAAAACCACTTAATCATAATGAAATATTTGTCTTGCTAAAAAAGCTAAAAGAGATATACAACTTTAACTATGATATAGAGATAGATATCACAGATGAAGATATCCAATTGTATATGGAGGATATGTTTAATAAGCCTGGAGCAGATGAATTTTTAACACCAAGAGAAGTTATTCGAGACTTTCTTAATATTATGAGTCTATTGCGTCAAAATCCTAAAGCAGATAAAGCATCTATTTTTTCAAGTATTGAAATAAAGGATGAAAGACCTCAAGAAACTAATTTAGATTCTATAGAAGAATTATAG
- a CDS encoding NINE protein, translating into MNIQDSGFYVTNADLNLRSSSSSTSSIVDVISKGDTVEVLGAKGSNWVKLSYKGVEGYSFNKYLQEIERDSNLSQRTLISDSSKALNQSSDFFDFFIAIIVISTLAYIFFRIGFKNKNKIGASLLALFFGGIGLHRYYLGQIGKGVLYTLFCWTFIPFVIGFIDFIILITMQDLKFNERYNKGIPFSKKKDLRNSHVTKEQWNEVVNNRHRPKIKDSSNRYVTNSQDVNNAPNDDSIFDVNSFELNLEIVKEEYLNTVPSWSHMYVYSYDDISYASKSQKAFYERYKKSFLNGQILDIEGNTNYAFILYFDLYNSFQKHQNFQKLYDQLILLGNETPKIKSYSLYLLMDILRKRTDNNSKELLSKLEDPLFQFQNGFTEYDPNAYRLGGIYGESLNLKDSEVILLNKFYYQSNVFNSIPGCITAIINLYLKVITELDFELEKQNTSIELFIEELRIILNKNPEYSNKYDYRFASENIERDFYLSVFKRTENVLRERFRHNRKISAEVYFNHENAIIEKFEDFTGPLIDKLLERFKNEIGSPDDETEIELNSQNVNRWKEEFKKIKLDKGNVESFNQEIERLEKLNVKNQNIENVFYEASKIIAGVDKTQALKFYAKYIFYDLKSDKIHNKQLTKTIQKSLFKSQDQVIEFQKIIDELMTTENIEKALQNLSGFYEPKRRKIILDKKKIQEVEDKHSNTIEILNKYLGSSESDDDITQVEKTDIVIDLGNKRKEESISKYRKGLIFNDLQKNILNSIVDNEYMIPQQAVQLIAIQGGFLKNQLIDSINEICFEVLEGEVLIEEDEENYIIEKSFYEEIIQN; encoded by the coding sequence ATGAATATTCAGGATTCAGGATTTTATGTTACCAACGCTGATTTAAATCTCAGAAGTAGTTCTTCGTCAACGTCTTCTATTGTTGATGTTATTAGCAAAGGTGATACTGTAGAAGTTTTAGGCGCAAAAGGCTCTAATTGGGTTAAGTTATCCTATAAAGGAGTTGAGGGGTATTCATTTAATAAATATTTGCAAGAGATTGAGAGAGATTCTAATTTATCTCAAAGAACTTTAATATCGGATTCGAGTAAGGCATTGAATCAATCTTCTGATTTTTTTGATTTTTTTATTGCCATAATAGTTATTTCCACATTAGCTTATATTTTTTTCCGTATTGGATTTAAGAATAAAAATAAAATAGGAGCAAGCTTATTGGCATTATTTTTTGGAGGAATAGGATTGCATAGATATTATTTAGGCCAGATAGGTAAAGGAGTCCTTTATACTTTGTTTTGTTGGACATTTATTCCTTTCGTTATTGGTTTTATAGATTTTATAATACTAATCACTATGCAAGATTTAAAATTTAACGAAAGATATAATAAAGGAATACCCTTTAGTAAAAAGAAAGATTTAAGGAATAGTCACGTGACTAAAGAACAATGGAATGAGGTTGTTAATAATAGGCATAGGCCAAAAATTAAAGACTCTTCCAATAGATACGTTACAAACTCTCAAGATGTAAATAATGCTCCAAATGATGATTCTATTTTTGATGTTAACAGTTTTGAATTAAATCTAGAGATAGTAAAGGAAGAATACTTAAATACAGTGCCATCTTGGTCACATATGTATGTTTATAGTTATGACGATATAAGCTATGCTTCTAAGTCACAAAAGGCATTTTATGAAAGATATAAGAAGAGCTTTTTAAATGGACAAATACTCGACATAGAAGGAAATACCAACTACGCTTTCATACTTTACTTTGATTTATATAATTCGTTTCAAAAGCATCAGAATTTTCAAAAACTATACGATCAACTTATTTTGTTAGGGAATGAAACGCCGAAGATTAAATCTTACAGTCTTTATTTATTGATGGATATCTTAAGAAAAAGGACTGATAATAATTCAAAAGAACTTTTATCTAAATTAGAAGACCCTCTATTTCAATTCCAGAATGGGTTTACAGAATATGACCCAAATGCATATCGTCTTGGTGGGATTTATGGTGAAAGTTTGAATTTAAAAGATTCAGAAGTAATTCTTCTTAATAAATTTTATTATCAATCCAATGTTTTTAATTCCATCCCAGGATGTATCACCGCTATAATAAATCTTTATTTAAAAGTAATAACTGAATTGGATTTTGAGCTAGAAAAGCAAAACACTTCTATAGAATTATTCATTGAAGAGCTACGAATAATTCTAAATAAAAATCCAGAATATTCTAATAAGTATGATTATCGATTTGCCTCAGAAAATATTGAAAGGGATTTTTATTTATCCGTTTTCAAGCGTACTGAGAATGTTTTAAGAGAAAGATTTAGACATAATCGAAAGATCAGTGCTGAGGTATATTTTAATCATGAAAATGCTATAATAGAAAAGTTTGAAGATTTTACAGGACCTCTGATTGATAAATTACTAGAGCGTTTTAAAAATGAAATAGGCTCTCCTGATGATGAAACTGAAATAGAACTAAATTCTCAAAATGTAAATAGATGGAAAGAAGAATTCAAAAAAATTAAACTCGATAAAGGAAATGTTGAATCTTTTAATCAAGAGATTGAAAGGTTGGAAAAGTTAAATGTTAAAAATCAAAATATTGAAAATGTTTTTTATGAGGCTTCTAAAATAATAGCAGGTGTAGATAAAACGCAAGCTTTAAAATTTTATGCTAAATACATTTTTTATGATTTGAAATCTGATAAGATTCATAATAAACAATTAACTAAAACAATTCAAAAGTCACTATTCAAAAGTCAAGATCAAGTTATAGAGTTCCAGAAAATAATTGATGAACTTATGACAACCGAAAATATTGAAAAAGCTCTTCAAAATTTGTCGGGATTTTACGAGCCAAAACGAAGAAAAATTATTTTAGATAAGAAGAAAATTCAAGAAGTCGAAGATAAACATTCAAATACAATAGAGATCTTAAATAAATATTTAGGCTCTTCAGAATCGGATGATGATATAACTCAAGTTGAAAAGACGGATATTGTAATTGACCTAGGAAATAAACGAAAAGAAGAATCAATCTCAAAATATAGAAAAGGTCTGATTTTTAATGATTTACAAAAAAATATTTTGAATTCAATTGTTGATAATGAATATATGATTCCGCAACAGGCAGTGCAGCTAATTGCAATTCAAGGAGGATTTCTAAAAAATCAGTTGATTGACAGTATTAATGAGATATGTTTTGAGGTATTGGAGGGAGAGGTGTTAATTGAAGAAGATGAAGAAAATTATATTATAGAAAAATCTTTTTACGAAGAAATAATACAAAATTAA